The Fibrobacterota bacterium genome includes a region encoding these proteins:
- the hemH gene encoding ferrochelatase encodes MFRDLVHPEMKTAVLVLNLGSPDSPAPGKVRRYLREFLSDPRVIDINAAGRWALLNLFILPFRPRKSGEAYAKIWSPAGSPLVDHTRAFTAKLKARLPQDWDVDFAMRYGNPSIASRLEGLLAKSPERLILFPMYPQYASSSTGSTLEKVFSLLGKRWNVPSVSVVPPFFSHAGFLEACAAQGRPLLESFKPDHILFSYHGLPERQIRKSESLAGHCLQADDGCCASYSWKNNFCYRAQCFETTRRLAAILGLAPSRYSIGFQSRLGRTPWIKPYTDLLVTDIAKQGKKRLLVFEPSFTADCLETLEEIAIRAQATFLESGGERLMLVPAVNSSDAWADAAADLVTQA; translated from the coding sequence ATGTTTCGGGACCTTGTGCATCCAGAAATGAAAACCGCCGTCCTCGTCCTTAACCTGGGTTCTCCGGATTCCCCCGCCCCGGGAAAGGTCCGTCGGTATCTTCGCGAGTTCCTGTCCGATCCGCGCGTCATCGACATCAACGCGGCCGGGCGCTGGGCCCTCCTTAATCTCTTCATCCTGCCGTTCCGGCCGCGCAAATCAGGGGAAGCCTACGCCAAGATCTGGTCCCCGGCGGGTTCCCCCCTGGTGGACCACACGCGCGCCTTCACCGCCAAGCTCAAGGCGCGCTTGCCCCAGGATTGGGACGTCGATTTCGCCATGCGCTACGGCAACCCGTCCATCGCCTCCCGGCTCGAGGGCCTTTTGGCCAAGTCCCCCGAGCGGCTCATCCTGTTCCCCATGTACCCGCAATACGCATCCTCCTCCACGGGTTCCACCCTGGAAAAGGTTTTCTCCCTGCTCGGGAAACGCTGGAACGTGCCGTCGGTGAGCGTGGTGCCGCCGTTCTTTTCCCATGCCGGCTTTCTGGAGGCCTGCGCCGCCCAGGGGCGGCCCCTGCTGGAATCGTTTAAGCCCGATCATATCCTCTTCAGCTACCATGGCTTGCCGGAGCGTCAGATCCGGAAAAGCGAAAGCCTGGCCGGGCATTGCCTCCAAGCGGACGACGGTTGTTGCGCTTCTTATTCGTGGAAGAACAATTTTTGCTACCGTGCGCAATGTTTCGAGACCACCCGCCGCTTGGCCGCCATCTTAGGGCTGGCCCCCTCGCGCTATTCCATCGGGTTCCAGTCGCGCCTGGGCCGTACCCCTTGGATCAAGCCATATACGGATCTTCTCGTGACCGATATCGCAAAACAAGGCAAAAAGCGCCTGCTGGTGTTCGAGCCCTCCTTCACCGCCGATTGCCTGGAAACCCTGGAAGAGATCGCCATCCGCGCCCAGGCCACCTTCCTGGAATCCGGCGGCGAACGCCTAATGCTGGTGCCCGCGGTTAACAGCAGCGATGCTTGGGCGGACGCCGCCGCCGACCTCGTAACCCAGGCTTGA